The following nucleotide sequence is from Hevea brasiliensis isolate MT/VB/25A 57/8 chromosome 7, ASM3005281v1, whole genome shotgun sequence.
ttagagagagagagagagagagagagagagagagagagagagaggagagatcaACCAGTTGGTTGCTCTTATAAGTAAATAGGCAACACAAATATGTATAGATTGGAGGACTTGGTAAAAGAATAAAAAGTGACCCACTTGCACATGGCTGGCTTCATGGCCAGAAACGCAGTGGTTGGAGTTGGATTCATGTTTCACGCATTTGGTTTTTATTTCACCTTTCCTGGCTCATCGAAAACAACGGGTCTTAGACAATAACATGTGAAGCCGCATCTCCAATGTGCACCAAATATTCAAAACTCACCACCATTCCATTCAAGAACTAATGCGAAAACAGAAAAGACCGATACCGGATTGCTCGCCAAATTATTCCAAACCTACAACACCCAAATATAAATAGACAAGCTCTATTCCATCTGCTCTACATCTTTAGCTTCTCTTAGATCCCAAGTACTACAACATAGTTAAACTGAAGATGGACGTGCTTCTTGCATCATTAATTTCTTCATAAAGATCTTTAACTTCGTCATCAGCATTATTCATATTTTTCTGTTTTACTTCATTCAAAAGCAAACATGTTTGATATGCAGGTGTCATATCTTTATCAATCATTTCCTGATTAAGTCCACTTGAATTCCTCTGCTCTTAAAAGCCCATGAATTAGAAGTGTAAAGGCTGATATATCTAGGGCTGAGATGATGCTCTCATCTCTTGGATTATTCAGAGTGCCTCTCCCACACTTTTGAGTTTCCACCAACTATTAAACGAGCGGTGAAATGAGTGATTTGAGCTCCAAAAAGATTACACGGTTCTGCCCAACTTGGCCTTCTTTGCAAAAGGTGTCAAGCAACAAGTTCATAGACTCTTGTTCTTCTCCAATCCAAAAGTTTCCAATTCATCAAATATCACGTCTTCCCATTTTCCTGCACAACCAAATCTTCTCATTGCTTTAAGCGTGACAATTTGACCCAAAGGCATTCCCTTCCAAAAGGTAAGGTTCCTCGTCGATCCAATTTCAGATTGCCTTTCTGAGTCTGGACATTGTTCTTTTGCATGATCAAATCCAGAGCCATTGTTCTTTTGCATGATCAAATCCAGTCTTTGTGGATGTAGTCCGGTAGAAGCACGTGCGCAAATTTCCACACAAGCATGGAAGAGTTTGAAATTCGAGGATGATCAAGACGGAAGCCAGTGCTTCCAAAGACAGTTTCCGTACAAGGATATCATGAAATCCTGAACACGATAGGTAGTGGAAATTGCATAAGAAAGTTCAAGAAAAGACGCCAGACTTCCTTCTTGTCATCTTGGCGGTGTTAAATCAGAGGGATATGAATTCAATTCGCAGACCCAAACCACAATACCCCACTATAAATGAGCATGGTTGCTACTCAAGACAGCTCGTTAAAAGACGGGGCTAACAATCTGCGCAATGGGTTAACATTTACGAAgggattattcaaaattttcatgtgCCTTGCAAGGAGGACGGATACAGTCGATACAAGGAATTCACTCTCAAATTTACAACTAACCCCTGATCTTCATATAAATAACAAAAGCATCCATTGAAAGATGGACTATAACGTTAGCAATCAAAAGAAAATTTATGCATTTGCATTGCATGATAGTTGTGTTAAACAAGATGGAAATCTTCCCATGAAAGTCATATGGTTTTATAACTCAATAGCTTGATAACTAAAACCCAAAACCAAACACAGAAGATCTGAactcaaatttttatttaaacatcAGAAGCGAGCATCAATTTCTTCAAGGCTGCATCAACATTCAAACTCAATACAGCAATCAAAAATCATCATCAATTTCTTCAAGGCTGAGTGGAGGCAATGTGACGGATCAAGTCAAGCACACGGGTACTAAAGAAACAAATAGTTGTGTAAAAGTGATGTCTTTGAGCAGCAAATAATAAGCCTTTGATAAATAAATAGCAAAGTGATCATATAGGAAGAGAACACAAACCTGTAGCCCCATTCATTGTCATACCAAGTGACAAGTTTCACAAACTTTTCGTTCAAAGCAATTCCAGCCTTGGCATCAAAAATACTTGACCTGCACAATAAATAATCATGTCAATAAATATGGTGGAAAAACATAGTCCAAGATTAGCCATAAAAAATTCTCAAGTGTACATGCATAATGGGTAATTCAAGCATATATgcatcataataataataataatactgctATAATGCTTAGCAGCATGGGTTTACTTTACCTGCTATCACCAACAAAGTCGGTGGACACCACATCATCTTCGGTGTAACCCAAAATTCCCTTGAGCTTACCCTCAGATTCCTCCCTGCACACCCACCAGGGTAAACACGTCATCAGTAAATCCATGCATTGTGCATTATCTAAAGAAGTTTAAAGAAAGAATTGTTGAATACTTGATGGCATTTTTTATTTCCTCGTATGTTGCATTCTTTTCAAGTCTTACAGTGAGATCTACAACAGAAACATCCACCGTTGGAACACGGAAGGCCATTCCAGTCAATTTTCCATTAAGTGCTGGGAGAACCTTTCCAACAGCCTAAGTAATTGCAACAGCAGAAAGCACAAATTACTCACCCAGATCAAGTAGCCAAAATGATACACTCGTATATTCATGGTACAACCATtaaaaaacaaacaaacaaaacAAACCACACGAGAGAATGAGATTTACCTTGGCAGCTCCAGTGCTGCTAGGAATAATGTTGAAGGAAGCAGCTCTTCCACCTCTCCAGTCCTTCATTGACGGCCCATCAACAGTCTTCTGAGTGGCTGAATTACAGAGAATTATTTGTCAACTTAATACATCCTACAGAGAAAATGGCCACATGAACAATGATGTACATACCAGTAATGGAGTGGACAGTGGTCATGAGACCCTCAACAATTCCAAATCTATCGTGAATGACCTGTTAGAAGATGGAATCAACAAATAAccaaaaagaaggaaaatttcaCGTGTCTCAACTgggatttataataaaaaaacaaTGGATACTGATAATACCTTGGCCAAGGGGGCAAGGCAATTGGTGGTGCAGCTTGCATTGGAAACAATGTCAAGTTCTGGCTTGTATTCCTTCTCGTTGACACCCATAACAAACATGGGTGCATCTTTGCTGGGGGCAGAAATAACAACCTTCTTAGCTCCACCCTGAACAATAACAAAATCGAGGTCAAAACCTTGTCATTTGAATTTAGATCCAGAGATTTATCGATCTCTACTTCTCTACAACATTTTTCAAGACGATCTAAAAACCCAAAtctgcaaatgaaattttaaaatggaACACTGAGTAATGACAAATATTATGGTTTTACTAAATCCTCTATCATTAATCTCCGCAATAAAGCATATGAAGCAGCAATATTTAAATGAATATCAAGGAATTTGTGAATACAGATTTAAATCCGTATATCTTCATACACAAGCACATCTATAAAAAGAGTATCATCTATCCAGAAATTACAGATTTAAATACATTACTAAATCCTCCATCATTAATCTCCGCAATAAAGCATATGAAGCagcaatatttaaataaatattaaggaATTTGTGAATACAGATTTAAATCCTTATATCTTCATACACATGCACATCTACAAAAAGAGTATCATCTATCCAGAAATTGCAGATTTAAATACATTACCAAAAACGCTAAAGTAAAACAAGAGATCAAGAAACGGACCTTCAAGTGCGCAGCAGCCTTTTCCTTGTCAGTGAAAACTCCAGTGGATTCAACAACAAACTCGGCACCAGTCTGACCCCATGGAATCTCCTCTGGGTTCCTAACGATTGCAAAAACAAACATTAAAAAGCTCAACCCACCATTTCCCAGATCCATATAAACCCAACAAAAGCAAGTGAGCAACAGACTTCTTACCTGATCCCGAAAACAGTGACTGGCTTATCACCAAAGAGAAGTGTCTTTTCGTCCTTGACCTTAACATCGGTGTGCTTCCAGTGACCATGAACTGTATCATACTTAAACATATATGTCTGCATTTCCATGCAACATTTCCATACCCATTAGGCTATTAGCAGTAAAACCACAAAAAAAAGGAGATCTAGCACTAAAAATTACCATATAATCAGTAGAAATGAAAGGATCGTTAACAGCTACgagttcaatatcatttctctGAAGTGCGACTCTAGCAACCAAACGACCAATTCTTCCAAACCCTAAAaacccatttcacaatatcaaaatcaaatcgaattaacCAACACAAAAACTATAAAATGCCTCAGATCAGAAAATTACCATTGATACCGATCTTAATCTTCTTATCGCcagctgaaaaaaaaaaagtaaaataaaaaaccAAATCAAAATCACTTAACAAAAACtcacattagtaattaaaaagcGTAAATGATATATAGACATTACCCATTACTAATAATGGAAGAATAGATATTAGAAACAGAGATCGAGTCTAGAGAGAGAGCTAACACGGAGAGTAACGCGAAGAAAGAAAGAGCTAATTCGGGGGTataaaaaagaagagagagagtgaAAAGCCGGTAGTTCGACCGGTCACTTGTCCAGCGGTTTTTTCATGGGGAAGAGAAATGTGGCGTGAGGCCTCTGATTGAGCTTCGAACCTTGTTTCGGCCGCTGATTTTACCGTTGGTTTATAAAAGATGAGTACACGCGCTTTCATGAAATcttactaactttctaatttctATTGAGTTAACAAGGGACGTACTCCGCAGTTGCCTTATTGAGAGTATGGATTGGATTGTTCTGGAATGGGAATATTCGTGGTTCACAGAGTGACTATCCGGTGGGCGCGACAGTTGGTGGGCCTGTAATTATTAGAACTAAGGGACACGTGGACTACTTGCATGGGTGAGTTATCTGCGGACACTCATCAAGAGCTTGAATTTACAGCGGCTGGAAAAAATATTTTACCGTTTCCAGATTGTTCTAAGCTCGGCAACCAAAAGTCAATTTCGTGACACCCTGTCTTCGGCATGTGCGCGGTATTGTTCCGGGCCGGACCGGAAATCAGATTAGCAATTTCGACTATAggattgaataaaaatttaattagatagttttttattttaattcaattcaattcacttaattcaatttaatctaatttaaacaaatttcactgtcaaatttttaaaaagttattttttgaaaaaaatataaaatctaatTTATATCTAAAATCAATGCAACTTATCAAAATCGATTTAATCTGATTCaagataattttaattaaatttaagtttgATCAATTTTAATTGGgataatttaattttgaattcaagtttcaatcataattaaatcaattaaaatattaatgatatatatatatattaatatcattaaatatatttatattatagctgcttttattttataaaaaaaaatattcttataaaatttaattaatttattttaagtgaaatttaaaaatttgttaaCAAATATAGTTAAATATTGCATATTAGTGCTCTCTTATATACGTCCAAAAATTATTGGACGTGCTCGGTATTTATATTTCCTCATTTATAAAACTTATAGAGCTCATCAtcttaaatcaagaaattaattgatttttataatgaatattattttttaatactttcaatatattttatactttttttatatataaaaaaagttaattttttatttaatattatgaaTAAACATCTATGTTTTCAAAAGATAGAGCATGTTGACTAAATAAATCTAATAATCTCTCAACAAATATAAATAATAACTCATTTTTATTCTCAAATCCTTCCAATAAGTAATTTATTTGAGTAGGTAAAAACAACCATGTGTTGGTTTTGACATTTTGTTTTAGGTAGCATGAAGCTTGACATCACTCCTACTTCTCATGATCATGCTTAAATTGACATATTGTGATGCCAACCACTAGTGGAAGCATTAAAGTCAATGTGTTgccaattattttattttaagcaCTCTAAAAGTCATAATAAGAAACATTATAGTGttttttagataaaaataaataaatattaattaaaaaaattttgtcaGATACATGTATAATGAAATAAAACAAATCTAActaataaaatgataaaatatttaaaaaataaaatgtgatttatcttGGATTATAAGTAtactataattattttttattaatttgaaatcgattaaaatttaaatttaaaatctcaGAGCAGCTTCAATGCTACTAAATTAGAATTTATTGATAGgacattataaattttaatattaatatattgataAATGCATAAAACAGTTTAATAAATTTCACAAAGTATGTGgtggagaaattaaataattggcAGGCACACCATGGAAATGGAAACAATGGGAATCTGTGATATACAATGTTCAAAAGTTAATTATTAAGAATGAAGAAGCATGGACAGTgatcttgtcacgacccaacctatgggccggatcggcactaggacctgggccagcttaaagcccccgaggcccgtagtaagcctaactattcctcaaatccataaccaggcccacaatttagacccaatatgcatataagataatttaaattaaactgttataatttcattttgggccaacttagcccataacttttcagaaaactaaaatcaggggagcccagctcaaccctattacctcatttataaccatttaaaactcataaaaattttttcttttcatttattaatatgaaaacttgaattcatacagtcTCTGATAggtttaatgctactactagcacatgcggagtcctaaattacaaatttagagaataataatacaattaagtaatcttttcataacctgagaggaaagggacaggttattctgaaaaatgtctcctcctgtagcctggaaaaatgtggtgaacaggagtgagcgttcgacttagagagtaaaatatcaattttaaccataatctctataactatctaaaactaatgcaccctgtaaagtgaaatgcaacatcaacatcattttcatatcataacatcaaaaaggtaatttggagcactcacacaccctgtagtatcaatcataacatatgggagctgatcccctatacagctctcttaaatccaacctggtgccagcgaattactcaagctcggacttccacttaataaccaaggatcgggtcccagcgaattactcaagccgtgactaccccgtcctatccatagtccacaccacatcacacgcacgccaacgcacgcacactgctccaaattaccacaacaacatccatggcacatcaacaattatgaatgcaacataaatcgtgcctagagtttaactacataaatatatgcatataagtgatgcatgggcatacttgaacatataataatatcgaaattataattaaaattaatattctactcacgatAATCGTCGACTATTGTGGTCATTGGATGCGGGAAAATAgttgatctcgatcacctaataattaaattataaatttattagtactaactcaaaataaaactctaaagaggcaatagatgcCTAATTCATGCCTGGAAATCCAGAGTTTCCCTATACCctgacctacccaactgcaaagaggctcaaataacacttctaaattctcaatttccacaatcacatctcattaatatcacatggcccctcccggCCCTCCAAATCGACtatactcaaaattttaaaattacgttttagtccatataattgacatttttcaaaaatccactcaaacaagctctaaaaattctaaaattttgccccgcggtccttaataatattataaggctattgcaaaatgaattgtaattttctaatcacccatgaatattttattcaagaattttactcgattccataagtttccaacagctaacatattcctaattcaacccaattaaatattcacatatttaaacctccatcctcaagcttcaaccaattacataaaatttaattatcttaatttcaattaatcttatatgcccacatgctaaaaatataactaaaatccatccatatttctcaaaaatattctacgatcacccaaaaattcaactaacaccatagaatatctccaaataattttactttcatcatatatttttcttagaatttttctccaatttttcctgtttaagaaacactgtatttatactccacagacagagaaataataaaaattgtcttaccagaagtttatctgtgtctcaaaaattccaaaaatttatgaggaagcctctgaaagttgaaccatctccatagctcacTGGCCATCACGCACCACCGCAAGACGGCCGGCCGCcggtcgccggcgacatttgccgaatctgatcataccaccatgttcctctcctcttcctcagtacatatgtggtctcggatcgtcgatccaacggtcggatcgtcgtagatctgacaaaaagcttgaaaaacccgaaacttctctcctccatatctcactcatccgacctccatttgcttcaaaattggtgtcaaaagaaagctctcggaacaagctttccaacgccaccggaatcgcctcgatcggatgtCGGACGGCCGAATCGCGAAAGCCGCCGCCATCGTGCGCgcgtttttctctctcctctccctctcttgccgccgtttctggtggtcctggtggttgccggagggtcgccggccggtggggagctgcttgggacgtcgccggccggtcacaggagaaaggaagaagaagaagagagggaaggaaaggaagagaagagaaaatggggggggggggggcttcctcctcccgtttttgattttgaatttttttttttttttaaaagaaaagttGGCTGTGACAGTGGGAAACCCACTGCCACACGCCAAAAATCCCatcagcaattttttttttttttttttttttttatatgggttgttacattcttccccccttaagaaaaattcgtcctcgaattttcgaagaaacaagagatatggaaaagaagattatcGGAACAAGTgaaatcattactcctccagctatgcagggattggtaaaacatttattcttcaaactcttgtaactattcattgaccattttctgACATTTTAAGTATTCGCTATACCTCACCgttcttgacttgatgtctcataactttaatcaactttggtgcttacctcacttttattacgccccaacatgtctcttgatgacttcagtcatcattcctttgttttaataatctctgttttccccaatgacataacttatgttccttattccatgatatcctatgagtagctttcctgtagcacctaatctaggcatcttgttcgagatcttcactcttcttatgactTCAGTGgttaatacctataaatcttctcactcccattatactttaaatttttaatctctcttgtgtcattactaaggtacttagaccaacctttgtccatcttatgtaactagtcaggtagagtcccctccaagggccaagtgtatcatttatcaatattggaaagtgga
It contains:
- the LOC110640464 gene encoding glyceraldehyde-3-phosphate dehydrogenase, cytosolic; translation: MAGDKKIKIGINGFGRIGRLVARVALQRNDIELVAVNDPFISTDYMTYMFKYDTVHGHWKHTDVKVKDEKTLLFGDKPVTVFGIRNPEEIPWGQTGAEFVVESTGVFTDKEKAAAHLKGGAKKVVISAPSKDAPMFVMGVNEKEYKPELDIVSNASCTTNCLAPLAKVIHDRFGIVEGLMTTVHSITATQKTVDGPSMKDWRGGRAASFNIIPSSTGAAKAVGKVLPALNGKLTGMAFRVPTVDVSVVDLTVRLEKNATYEEIKNAIKEESEGKLKGILGYTEDDVVSTDFVGDSRSSIFDAKAGIALNEKFVKLVTWYDNEWGYSTRVLDLIRHIASTQP